The sequence AAAAATAAGGAGGGGATAAATAAAATTATCCCCATAGCTTATCATATTTTTAAAATACGTAAAAAAAAATTAAAAACGAATTTATTGAATAGAGTGATGTTACCCATTTTTAAAATAAATCCTCCTACTTATAAAAAAAAGTTGATTAAAATAAAATATTGTACTCAGTTGCCTACATCTACACCTAAATTTATTTTTTTTTCTAATTATCCTCAGTATATAAAAGAATCTTATAAAAGATTTATCGAAAATAAAATTCGTTATTACTTCGATTTCAGAGGAGTTCCTATAAGAATTTTTTTTAGAAAAAAATAACTTTCTATATTAAGTGATAACACATCTAAGAGGAAAGTTAATTGAAAAAAATAAATCTTATTTAATAATAGATTGTAATGGAATCGGTTATTACATTCATATATCCTCTTACACTTATTCTTCTTTATTGGTAGAAAAAGAAGGAGAAGATATATATATCTATACTTATCTTTTTATAAAGGAAAACCAACATGTTCTATATGGTTTTTTTGATAGGAGAGAAAGAAAAATATTTTCTCATTTGATATCTGTGAATGGGATAGGACCGAGTTCTGCTATAACCTTATTGTCTTCCTTAACTCCATATGAAATAGAAAAATCTATATCAGAAGAAGATATAGAAGCATTTAACAGAGTTAAAGGAATCGGAATAAAAACGGCTCATAGAATTATAATAGAACTTAAAGATAAAATTCCTAAAGGAATT comes from Blattabacterium sp. (Mastotermes darwiniensis) str. MADAR and encodes:
- the ruvA gene encoding Holliday junction branch migration protein RuvA, with translation MITHLRGKLIEKNKSYLIIDCNGIGYYIHISSYTYSSLLVEKEGEDIYIYTYLFIKENQHVLYGFFDRRERKIFSHLISVNGIGPSSAITLLSSLTPYEIEKSISEEDIEAFNRVKGIGIKTAHRIIIELKDKIPKGIIPKKEKNVKMNTPSVIRKEALSALIVLGFSPKESKKVLEDILDNNPEFTVENLIKESLKKL